A part of Larimichthys crocea isolate SSNF chromosome VII, L_crocea_2.0, whole genome shotgun sequence genomic DNA contains:
- the numbl gene encoding numb-like protein isoform X4, producing the protein MNKLRQSLRRKKPTYVPEASRPHQWQADEEAVRKGKCNFPVRYLGLVEVEESRGMHVCEEAVKKLKVSGKKTVKAVLWVSADGLRVVDDKTKDLIVDQTIEKVSFCAPDRNYDKAFSYICRDGTTRRWMCHCFMALKDSGERLSHAVGCAFAACLERKQRREKECGVTASFDASRTSFVREGSFRANSSCSQQGSSSERDDKLPDKKKDQPSAIPALPPGTASPPEGAASPMERPEPGGPHAIPRRHAPIEQLVRQGSFRGFPALSQKNSPFKRQLSLRLNDLPSTLQRKTDFQTKNPVPEMDMGMPCDGDSSINALCCQINNSFTRPSEELFSNPSLSANGPSTCTVPPILPPPPAPMQATSSWVQAEPPLHSPPPVSTAMQMQVQSGHRRTPSEAERWLEEVSKAVKAQQTPPPGPTIPTIPGPPSMSSQQMSSQAAISAAPVSTVPLSLGTMSKPLISGPSVLSSQAPMPLPPMSISSVPLIPGPPVSGPPMSLPSMSIPTMSGPSMSGASMIQPSLPGPPGSLPSSMQPFPLAFDSTPAPVGMFANQPVQPAFMPMQTYMPGLASSMTYPNASVPVVGITPSQMVANVFCTATGSSGAGGVMGSGGGGPKVGSLGTVGQHHSHPGAPGGFSTPPFSSTPPLSSAINGLPSHSNIMMDLQNGTSNSGGNGGSSSSWPPEGSQLTAPAASDFQDDDRFEAKWAALEAKPTPQQPGNKAPAAAANPFSNNLQKTFEIEL; encoded by the exons ATGAACAAGCTTCGTCAGAgcctgaggaggaagaagcccACCTACGTGCCAGAGGCCAGCAGACCGCATCAGTGGCAGGCTGACGAGGAGGCTGTACGGAAGGGCAAATGTAACTTCCCTGTTCGG TACCTGGGGTTGGTTGAGGTGGAGGAGTCAAGAGGGATGCATGTATGCGAGGAGGCAGTGAAGAAACTAAAAGTT AGCGGGAAAAAGACAGTCAAGGCAGTATTGTGGGTTTCAGCTGATGGACTCAGGGTGGTGGATGACAAAACTAAG gacCTCATTGTGGACCAGACCATAGAGAAGGTTTCATTCTGCGCTCCTGATCGTAACTATGACAAGGCCTTCTCCTACATCTGCCGAGACGGTACTACCAGACGGTGGATGTGTCACTGCTTCATGGCTCTCAAAGACTCG GGAGAGAGACTGAGCCATGCGGTCGGCTGTGCCTTTGCTGCCTGTTTAGAGAGGAAGCAGCGCAGGGAGAAGGAGTGCGGTGTGACGGCTTCCTTTGACGCCAGTCGCACCTCATTCGTGCGTGAGGGCTCCTTCCGTGCCaactcctcctgcagccagcagGGCAGCAGCAGTGAGCGAGATGACAAGCTGCCGGACAAGAAGAAAG acCAACCTTCTGCAATTCCAGCCCTTCCACCTGGCACTGCTTCCCCACCCGAGGGTGCGGCGTCCCCCATGGAGCGGCCAGAACCCGGCGGGCCTCATGCTATCCCTCGCCGCCACGCGCCCATCGAGCAGCTGGTGCGTCAAGGCTCGTTCCGGGGATTCCCGGCCCTCAGCCAGAAGAACTCTCCCTTCAAGAGGCAGCTGTCGCTCCGCCTCAACGACCTGCCATCAACACTGCAACGCAAGACCGACTTCCAGACAAAAAACCCTG TACCAGAGATGGATATGGGGATGCCATGTGACGGAGACAGTAGTATTAACGCCCTGTGTTGCCAGATCAACAATTCCTTCACCAGGCCATCAGAAGAGCTCTTCTCCAACCCCTCTTTGTCTGCAAATGGCCCTTCAACCTGCACTGTGCCCCCTATCCTGCCTCCACCACCTGCACCGATGCAGG CTACTTCTTCCTGGGTGCAGGCGGAGCCTCCgctccactctcctcctccgGTTTCCACGGCGATGCAGATGCAGGTGCAGAGTGGACACAGGCGCACACCCTCTGAGGCTGAGAGATGGCTGGAGGAGGTTTCCAAGGCTGTCAAGGCTCAACAGACCCCACCCCCAGGCCCCACCATCCCCACCATCCCTGGACCACCCTCAATGTCGAGTCAGCAGATGTCCAGTCAGGCAGCCATATCAGCCGCCCCGGTGTCCACTGTCCCCCTGTCCCTTGGAACCATGTCTAAACCTCTCATCTCTGGCCCCTCTGTTCTCTCAAGTCAGGCCCCGATGCCTCTTCCACCCATGTCAATATCATCAGTTCCTCTAATACCAGGTCCTCCAGTGTCAGGCCCCCCTATGTCTCTACCTTCCATGTCCATTCCCACGATGTCTGGTCCGAGTATGTCTGGGGCCTCCATGATCCAGCCTTCCCTCCCAGGGCCTCCAGGCTCTCTTCCAAGCTCCATGCAGCCGTTCCCTTTGGCCTTCGACTCCACTCCAGCCCCTGTTGGAATGTTCGCCAACCAACCTGTCCAACCTGCATTCATGCCCATGCAGACCTACATGCCAGGCCTGGCCAGCAGTATGACCTATCCGAATGCCAGCGTGCCTGTGGTGGGCATCACACCTTCACAAATGGTGGCTAATGTCTTCTGCACCGCCACTGGTTCATCTGGTGCAGGTGGAGTCATGGGCTCGGGCGGAGGAGGACCCAAAGTGGGCTCACTTGGAACAGTCGGGCAGCACCATTCTCACCCAGGAGCTCCTGGAGGGTTTTCCACACCTCCATTCTCTTCCACCCCGCCATTGTCATCAGCCATTAATGGCCTCCCATCACACAGCAACATCATGATGGACCTCCAGAATGGGACCTCCAATAGCGGCGGCAATGGTGGCAGCAGTAGCAGCTGGCCGCCAGAGGGCAGCCAGCTAACAGCTCCGGCAGCCAGTGATTTCCAAGACGATGATCGCTTTGAGGCTAAGTGGGCGGCACTGGAGGCCAAACCGACGCCTCAGCAGCCTGGAAATAAAGCCCCAGCTGCAGCCGCCAACCCTTTTTCTAACAATCTTCAAAAGACTTTTGAGATTGAGCTTTAA
- the numbl gene encoding numb-like protein isoform X2 — protein MAIPRATRSTREHVTPEMNKLRQSLRRKKPTYVPEASRPHQWQADEEAVRKGKCNFPVRYLGLVEVEESRGMHVCEEAVKKLKVSGKKTVKAVLWVSADGLRVVDDKTKDLIVDQTIEKVSFCAPDRNYDKAFSYICRDGTTRRWMCHCFMALKDSGERLSHAVGCAFAACLERKQRREKECGVTASFDASRTSFVREGSFRANSSCSQQGSSSERDDKLPDKKKDQPSAIPALPPGTASPPEGAASPMERPEPGGPHAIPRRHAPIEQLVRQGSFRGFPALSQKNSPFKRQLSLRLNDLPSTLQRKTDFQTKNPEMDMGMPCDGDSSINALCCQINNSFTRPSEELFSNPSLSANGPSTCTVPPILPPPPAPMQATSSWVQAEPPLHSPPPVSTAMQMQVQSGHRRTPSEAERWLEEVSKAVKAQQTPPPGPTIPTIPGPPSMSSQQMSSQAAISAAPVSTVPLSLGTMSKPLISGPSVLSSQAPMPLPPMSISSVPLIPGPPVSGPPMSLPSMSIPTMSGPSMSGASMIQPSLPGPPGSLPSSMQPFPLAFDSTPAPVGMFANQPVQPAFMPMQTYMPGLASSMTYPNASVPVVGITPSQMVANVFCTATGSSGAGGVMGSGGGGPKVGSLGTVGQHHSHPGAPGGFSTPPFSSTPPLSSAINGLPSHSNIMMDLQNGTSNSGGNGGSSSSWPPEGSQLTAPAASDFQDDDRFEAKWAALEAKPTPQQPGNKAPAAAANPFSNNLQKTFEIEL, from the exons ATGGCCATTCCTCGGGCAACTAGAAG TACCAGGGAGCACGTGACCCCGGAGATGAACAAGCTTCGTCAGAgcctgaggaggaagaagcccACCTACGTGCCAGAGGCCAGCAGACCGCATCAGTGGCAGGCTGACGAGGAGGCTGTACGGAAGGGCAAATGTAACTTCCCTGTTCGG TACCTGGGGTTGGTTGAGGTGGAGGAGTCAAGAGGGATGCATGTATGCGAGGAGGCAGTGAAGAAACTAAAAGTT AGCGGGAAAAAGACAGTCAAGGCAGTATTGTGGGTTTCAGCTGATGGACTCAGGGTGGTGGATGACAAAACTAAG gacCTCATTGTGGACCAGACCATAGAGAAGGTTTCATTCTGCGCTCCTGATCGTAACTATGACAAGGCCTTCTCCTACATCTGCCGAGACGGTACTACCAGACGGTGGATGTGTCACTGCTTCATGGCTCTCAAAGACTCG GGAGAGAGACTGAGCCATGCGGTCGGCTGTGCCTTTGCTGCCTGTTTAGAGAGGAAGCAGCGCAGGGAGAAGGAGTGCGGTGTGACGGCTTCCTTTGACGCCAGTCGCACCTCATTCGTGCGTGAGGGCTCCTTCCGTGCCaactcctcctgcagccagcagGGCAGCAGCAGTGAGCGAGATGACAAGCTGCCGGACAAGAAGAAAG acCAACCTTCTGCAATTCCAGCCCTTCCACCTGGCACTGCTTCCCCACCCGAGGGTGCGGCGTCCCCCATGGAGCGGCCAGAACCCGGCGGGCCTCATGCTATCCCTCGCCGCCACGCGCCCATCGAGCAGCTGGTGCGTCAAGGCTCGTTCCGGGGATTCCCGGCCCTCAGCCAGAAGAACTCTCCCTTCAAGAGGCAGCTGTCGCTCCGCCTCAACGACCTGCCATCAACACTGCAACGCAAGACCGACTTCCAGACAAAAAACCCTG AGATGGATATGGGGATGCCATGTGACGGAGACAGTAGTATTAACGCCCTGTGTTGCCAGATCAACAATTCCTTCACCAGGCCATCAGAAGAGCTCTTCTCCAACCCCTCTTTGTCTGCAAATGGCCCTTCAACCTGCACTGTGCCCCCTATCCTGCCTCCACCACCTGCACCGATGCAGG CTACTTCTTCCTGGGTGCAGGCGGAGCCTCCgctccactctcctcctccgGTTTCCACGGCGATGCAGATGCAGGTGCAGAGTGGACACAGGCGCACACCCTCTGAGGCTGAGAGATGGCTGGAGGAGGTTTCCAAGGCTGTCAAGGCTCAACAGACCCCACCCCCAGGCCCCACCATCCCCACCATCCCTGGACCACCCTCAATGTCGAGTCAGCAGATGTCCAGTCAGGCAGCCATATCAGCCGCCCCGGTGTCCACTGTCCCCCTGTCCCTTGGAACCATGTCTAAACCTCTCATCTCTGGCCCCTCTGTTCTCTCAAGTCAGGCCCCGATGCCTCTTCCACCCATGTCAATATCATCAGTTCCTCTAATACCAGGTCCTCCAGTGTCAGGCCCCCCTATGTCTCTACCTTCCATGTCCATTCCCACGATGTCTGGTCCGAGTATGTCTGGGGCCTCCATGATCCAGCCTTCCCTCCCAGGGCCTCCAGGCTCTCTTCCAAGCTCCATGCAGCCGTTCCCTTTGGCCTTCGACTCCACTCCAGCCCCTGTTGGAATGTTCGCCAACCAACCTGTCCAACCTGCATTCATGCCCATGCAGACCTACATGCCAGGCCTGGCCAGCAGTATGACCTATCCGAATGCCAGCGTGCCTGTGGTGGGCATCACACCTTCACAAATGGTGGCTAATGTCTTCTGCACCGCCACTGGTTCATCTGGTGCAGGTGGAGTCATGGGCTCGGGCGGAGGAGGACCCAAAGTGGGCTCACTTGGAACAGTCGGGCAGCACCATTCTCACCCAGGAGCTCCTGGAGGGTTTTCCACACCTCCATTCTCTTCCACCCCGCCATTGTCATCAGCCATTAATGGCCTCCCATCACACAGCAACATCATGATGGACCTCCAGAATGGGACCTCCAATAGCGGCGGCAATGGTGGCAGCAGTAGCAGCTGGCCGCCAGAGGGCAGCCAGCTAACAGCTCCGGCAGCCAGTGATTTCCAAGACGATGATCGCTTTGAGGCTAAGTGGGCGGCACTGGAGGCCAAACCGACGCCTCAGCAGCCTGGAAATAAAGCCCCAGCTGCAGCCGCCAACCCTTTTTCTAACAATCTTCAAAAGACTTTTGAGATTGAGCTTTAA
- the numbl gene encoding numb-like protein isoform X3 produces MSSCGEMGEAIELSTREHVTPEMNKLRQSLRRKKPTYVPEASRPHQWQADEEAVRKGKCNFPVRYLGLVEVEESRGMHVCEEAVKKLKVSGKKTVKAVLWVSADGLRVVDDKTKDLIVDQTIEKVSFCAPDRNYDKAFSYICRDGTTRRWMCHCFMALKDSGERLSHAVGCAFAACLERKQRREKECGVTASFDASRTSFVREGSFRANSSCSQQGSSSERDDKLPDKKKDQPSAIPALPPGTASPPEGAASPMERPEPGGPHAIPRRHAPIEQLVRQGSFRGFPALSQKNSPFKRQLSLRLNDLPSTLQRKTDFQTKNPVPEMDMGMPCDGDSSINALCCQINNSFTRPSEELFSNPSLSANGPSTCTVPPILPPPPAPMQATSSWVQAEPPLHSPPPVSTAMQMQVQSGHRRTPSEAERWLEEVSKAVKAQQTPPPGPTIPTIPGPPSMSSQQMSSQAAISAAPVSTVPLSLGTMSKPLISGPSVLSSQAPMPLPPMSISSVPLIPGPPVSGPPMSLPSMSIPTMSGPSMSGASMIQPSLPGPPGSLPSSMQPFPLAFDSTPAPVGMFANQPVQPAFMPMQTYMPGLASSMTYPNASVPVVGITPSQMVANVFCTATGSSGAGGVMGSGGGGPKVGSLGTVGQHHSHPGAPGGFSTPPFSSTPPLSSAINGLPSHSNIMMDLQNGTSNSGGNGGSSSSWPPEGSQLTAPAASDFQDDDRFEAKWAALEAKPTPQQPGNKAPAAAANPFSNNLQKTFEIEL; encoded by the exons ATGAGTTCTTGTGGCGAGATGGGGGAGGCCATCGAACTCAG TACCAGGGAGCACGTGACCCCGGAGATGAACAAGCTTCGTCAGAgcctgaggaggaagaagcccACCTACGTGCCAGAGGCCAGCAGACCGCATCAGTGGCAGGCTGACGAGGAGGCTGTACGGAAGGGCAAATGTAACTTCCCTGTTCGG TACCTGGGGTTGGTTGAGGTGGAGGAGTCAAGAGGGATGCATGTATGCGAGGAGGCAGTGAAGAAACTAAAAGTT AGCGGGAAAAAGACAGTCAAGGCAGTATTGTGGGTTTCAGCTGATGGACTCAGGGTGGTGGATGACAAAACTAAG gacCTCATTGTGGACCAGACCATAGAGAAGGTTTCATTCTGCGCTCCTGATCGTAACTATGACAAGGCCTTCTCCTACATCTGCCGAGACGGTACTACCAGACGGTGGATGTGTCACTGCTTCATGGCTCTCAAAGACTCG GGAGAGAGACTGAGCCATGCGGTCGGCTGTGCCTTTGCTGCCTGTTTAGAGAGGAAGCAGCGCAGGGAGAAGGAGTGCGGTGTGACGGCTTCCTTTGACGCCAGTCGCACCTCATTCGTGCGTGAGGGCTCCTTCCGTGCCaactcctcctgcagccagcagGGCAGCAGCAGTGAGCGAGATGACAAGCTGCCGGACAAGAAGAAAG acCAACCTTCTGCAATTCCAGCCCTTCCACCTGGCACTGCTTCCCCACCCGAGGGTGCGGCGTCCCCCATGGAGCGGCCAGAACCCGGCGGGCCTCATGCTATCCCTCGCCGCCACGCGCCCATCGAGCAGCTGGTGCGTCAAGGCTCGTTCCGGGGATTCCCGGCCCTCAGCCAGAAGAACTCTCCCTTCAAGAGGCAGCTGTCGCTCCGCCTCAACGACCTGCCATCAACACTGCAACGCAAGACCGACTTCCAGACAAAAAACCCTG TACCAGAGATGGATATGGGGATGCCATGTGACGGAGACAGTAGTATTAACGCCCTGTGTTGCCAGATCAACAATTCCTTCACCAGGCCATCAGAAGAGCTCTTCTCCAACCCCTCTTTGTCTGCAAATGGCCCTTCAACCTGCACTGTGCCCCCTATCCTGCCTCCACCACCTGCACCGATGCAGG CTACTTCTTCCTGGGTGCAGGCGGAGCCTCCgctccactctcctcctccgGTTTCCACGGCGATGCAGATGCAGGTGCAGAGTGGACACAGGCGCACACCCTCTGAGGCTGAGAGATGGCTGGAGGAGGTTTCCAAGGCTGTCAAGGCTCAACAGACCCCACCCCCAGGCCCCACCATCCCCACCATCCCTGGACCACCCTCAATGTCGAGTCAGCAGATGTCCAGTCAGGCAGCCATATCAGCCGCCCCGGTGTCCACTGTCCCCCTGTCCCTTGGAACCATGTCTAAACCTCTCATCTCTGGCCCCTCTGTTCTCTCAAGTCAGGCCCCGATGCCTCTTCCACCCATGTCAATATCATCAGTTCCTCTAATACCAGGTCCTCCAGTGTCAGGCCCCCCTATGTCTCTACCTTCCATGTCCATTCCCACGATGTCTGGTCCGAGTATGTCTGGGGCCTCCATGATCCAGCCTTCCCTCCCAGGGCCTCCAGGCTCTCTTCCAAGCTCCATGCAGCCGTTCCCTTTGGCCTTCGACTCCACTCCAGCCCCTGTTGGAATGTTCGCCAACCAACCTGTCCAACCTGCATTCATGCCCATGCAGACCTACATGCCAGGCCTGGCCAGCAGTATGACCTATCCGAATGCCAGCGTGCCTGTGGTGGGCATCACACCTTCACAAATGGTGGCTAATGTCTTCTGCACCGCCACTGGTTCATCTGGTGCAGGTGGAGTCATGGGCTCGGGCGGAGGAGGACCCAAAGTGGGCTCACTTGGAACAGTCGGGCAGCACCATTCTCACCCAGGAGCTCCTGGAGGGTTTTCCACACCTCCATTCTCTTCCACCCCGCCATTGTCATCAGCCATTAATGGCCTCCCATCACACAGCAACATCATGATGGACCTCCAGAATGGGACCTCCAATAGCGGCGGCAATGGTGGCAGCAGTAGCAGCTGGCCGCCAGAGGGCAGCCAGCTAACAGCTCCGGCAGCCAGTGATTTCCAAGACGATGATCGCTTTGAGGCTAAGTGGGCGGCACTGGAGGCCAAACCGACGCCTCAGCAGCCTGGAAATAAAGCCCCAGCTGCAGCCGCCAACCCTTTTTCTAACAATCTTCAAAAGACTTTTGAGATTGAGCTTTAA
- the numbl gene encoding numb-like protein isoform X1: MAIPRATRSTREHVTPEMNKLRQSLRRKKPTYVPEASRPHQWQADEEAVRKGKCNFPVRYLGLVEVEESRGMHVCEEAVKKLKVSGKKTVKAVLWVSADGLRVVDDKTKDLIVDQTIEKVSFCAPDRNYDKAFSYICRDGTTRRWMCHCFMALKDSGERLSHAVGCAFAACLERKQRREKECGVTASFDASRTSFVREGSFRANSSCSQQGSSSERDDKLPDKKKDQPSAIPALPPGTASPPEGAASPMERPEPGGPHAIPRRHAPIEQLVRQGSFRGFPALSQKNSPFKRQLSLRLNDLPSTLQRKTDFQTKNPVPEMDMGMPCDGDSSINALCCQINNSFTRPSEELFSNPSLSANGPSTCTVPPILPPPPAPMQATSSWVQAEPPLHSPPPVSTAMQMQVQSGHRRTPSEAERWLEEVSKAVKAQQTPPPGPTIPTIPGPPSMSSQQMSSQAAISAAPVSTVPLSLGTMSKPLISGPSVLSSQAPMPLPPMSISSVPLIPGPPVSGPPMSLPSMSIPTMSGPSMSGASMIQPSLPGPPGSLPSSMQPFPLAFDSTPAPVGMFANQPVQPAFMPMQTYMPGLASSMTYPNASVPVVGITPSQMVANVFCTATGSSGAGGVMGSGGGGPKVGSLGTVGQHHSHPGAPGGFSTPPFSSTPPLSSAINGLPSHSNIMMDLQNGTSNSGGNGGSSSSWPPEGSQLTAPAASDFQDDDRFEAKWAALEAKPTPQQPGNKAPAAAANPFSNNLQKTFEIEL, from the exons ATGGCCATTCCTCGGGCAACTAGAAG TACCAGGGAGCACGTGACCCCGGAGATGAACAAGCTTCGTCAGAgcctgaggaggaagaagcccACCTACGTGCCAGAGGCCAGCAGACCGCATCAGTGGCAGGCTGACGAGGAGGCTGTACGGAAGGGCAAATGTAACTTCCCTGTTCGG TACCTGGGGTTGGTTGAGGTGGAGGAGTCAAGAGGGATGCATGTATGCGAGGAGGCAGTGAAGAAACTAAAAGTT AGCGGGAAAAAGACAGTCAAGGCAGTATTGTGGGTTTCAGCTGATGGACTCAGGGTGGTGGATGACAAAACTAAG gacCTCATTGTGGACCAGACCATAGAGAAGGTTTCATTCTGCGCTCCTGATCGTAACTATGACAAGGCCTTCTCCTACATCTGCCGAGACGGTACTACCAGACGGTGGATGTGTCACTGCTTCATGGCTCTCAAAGACTCG GGAGAGAGACTGAGCCATGCGGTCGGCTGTGCCTTTGCTGCCTGTTTAGAGAGGAAGCAGCGCAGGGAGAAGGAGTGCGGTGTGACGGCTTCCTTTGACGCCAGTCGCACCTCATTCGTGCGTGAGGGCTCCTTCCGTGCCaactcctcctgcagccagcagGGCAGCAGCAGTGAGCGAGATGACAAGCTGCCGGACAAGAAGAAAG acCAACCTTCTGCAATTCCAGCCCTTCCACCTGGCACTGCTTCCCCACCCGAGGGTGCGGCGTCCCCCATGGAGCGGCCAGAACCCGGCGGGCCTCATGCTATCCCTCGCCGCCACGCGCCCATCGAGCAGCTGGTGCGTCAAGGCTCGTTCCGGGGATTCCCGGCCCTCAGCCAGAAGAACTCTCCCTTCAAGAGGCAGCTGTCGCTCCGCCTCAACGACCTGCCATCAACACTGCAACGCAAGACCGACTTCCAGACAAAAAACCCTG TACCAGAGATGGATATGGGGATGCCATGTGACGGAGACAGTAGTATTAACGCCCTGTGTTGCCAGATCAACAATTCCTTCACCAGGCCATCAGAAGAGCTCTTCTCCAACCCCTCTTTGTCTGCAAATGGCCCTTCAACCTGCACTGTGCCCCCTATCCTGCCTCCACCACCTGCACCGATGCAGG CTACTTCTTCCTGGGTGCAGGCGGAGCCTCCgctccactctcctcctccgGTTTCCACGGCGATGCAGATGCAGGTGCAGAGTGGACACAGGCGCACACCCTCTGAGGCTGAGAGATGGCTGGAGGAGGTTTCCAAGGCTGTCAAGGCTCAACAGACCCCACCCCCAGGCCCCACCATCCCCACCATCCCTGGACCACCCTCAATGTCGAGTCAGCAGATGTCCAGTCAGGCAGCCATATCAGCCGCCCCGGTGTCCACTGTCCCCCTGTCCCTTGGAACCATGTCTAAACCTCTCATCTCTGGCCCCTCTGTTCTCTCAAGTCAGGCCCCGATGCCTCTTCCACCCATGTCAATATCATCAGTTCCTCTAATACCAGGTCCTCCAGTGTCAGGCCCCCCTATGTCTCTACCTTCCATGTCCATTCCCACGATGTCTGGTCCGAGTATGTCTGGGGCCTCCATGATCCAGCCTTCCCTCCCAGGGCCTCCAGGCTCTCTTCCAAGCTCCATGCAGCCGTTCCCTTTGGCCTTCGACTCCACTCCAGCCCCTGTTGGAATGTTCGCCAACCAACCTGTCCAACCTGCATTCATGCCCATGCAGACCTACATGCCAGGCCTGGCCAGCAGTATGACCTATCCGAATGCCAGCGTGCCTGTGGTGGGCATCACACCTTCACAAATGGTGGCTAATGTCTTCTGCACCGCCACTGGTTCATCTGGTGCAGGTGGAGTCATGGGCTCGGGCGGAGGAGGACCCAAAGTGGGCTCACTTGGAACAGTCGGGCAGCACCATTCTCACCCAGGAGCTCCTGGAGGGTTTTCCACACCTCCATTCTCTTCCACCCCGCCATTGTCATCAGCCATTAATGGCCTCCCATCACACAGCAACATCATGATGGACCTCCAGAATGGGACCTCCAATAGCGGCGGCAATGGTGGCAGCAGTAGCAGCTGGCCGCCAGAGGGCAGCCAGCTAACAGCTCCGGCAGCCAGTGATTTCCAAGACGATGATCGCTTTGAGGCTAAGTGGGCGGCACTGGAGGCCAAACCGACGCCTCAGCAGCCTGGAAATAAAGCCCCAGCTGCAGCCGCCAACCCTTTTTCTAACAATCTTCAAAAGACTTTTGAGATTGAGCTTTAA